One region of Salvelinus namaycush isolate Seneca chromosome 3, SaNama_1.0, whole genome shotgun sequence genomic DNA includes:
- the LOC120044211 gene encoding BCL2/adenovirus E1B 19 kDa protein-interacting protein 3-like has product MSLSGSQTPEDGLYDSWVELEELLSAVSSRESLTGQEQDPASWALQGELQRILLEAQLESKDSPPQVVTPPQTVASPPHSEGSSSTDCVTIQSEEEGERGLTSEWVWDWSSRPENLPPKEFVFQHPKQQSGSLSVRKSEVMKRGLFSSDVLMVLIPSLLVSHLLTLGVGIYIGKRLAASTTSTL; this is encoded by the exons atgtctctgtcagGTTCGCAGACTCCAGAGGACGGCTTGTACG actcgtGGGTGGAGCTGGAGGAGCTGCTATCAGCGGTGAGCAGCAGGGAGAGTCTGACAGGACAAGAACAGGACCCAGCCTCCTGGGCCCTGCAGGGGGAGCTACAGAGGATCCTGCTAGAGGCACAGCTCGAGAGTAAAGACAG TCCTCCACAGGTGGTGACTCCTCCACAGACTGTTGCTTCCCCTCCCCACAGTGAAGGCAGCAGCAGTACAGACTGTGTTACCATACAG TCCGAagaagaaggggagagggggctGACTTCTGAGTGGGTATGGGACTGGTCCAGTCGGCCTGAGAACCTTCCACCAAA GGAGTTTGTGTTCCAGCACCCGAAGCAGCAGTCAGGCTCCCTGAGTGTAAGGAAGAGTGAGGTGATGAAGAGAGGACTGTTCTCCTCCGACGTCCTCATGGTCCTCATCCCCTCACTGCTGGTCTCACACCTTCTCACACTGGGAGTggg